The proteins below come from a single Candidatus Anaeroferrophillus wilburensis genomic window:
- a CDS encoding autotransporter outer membrane beta-barrel domain-containing protein, translated as MAAIACCLPSAMAAGPWIQDGNTMTCTGEQLNGIEIHDNSLTTLNVLDLDPNLIQPGGHGVNGIAFKNNAGGNITINSGESQSSVVITTVTDQASGIVAESKGSPPPAPNDPLLNIPIPGTPEVSGGVVGVLSFSEITTSGSHAHGIAAYSNTTGYGGSVISSLENFSDAGIVFQVVSVKNPDGSEAGDWNQVQGRILELDADNLFVGYGDEAGTFTLAVDGSCAFNPGTAFDDLALGESRTVSVSYALDGYRGGDLKREDINAELFATVTRTESGLETVTHAYFDDYGESSRPHDEQLVLPDLYSYVGGLIGIASEAGGAGNSVSVINQGSIATSGAASHGIFAESRGNSGGGGRNGGGFWSFGSRRPTAGGDGSDGGNVSVIVEGMISTTYETSLDKPEDAGYGVLAISRGGNGGRGGNGGTYYDGRRGGTGGDGGLVEVFGSGTISTLGNYASGIMAVSQGGFGGNGGDGGFVTDGSHGGFGGMGGTVDVDGNWDITTEGEKAHGIWAKSIGGNAGMGGSGGWLAGQPAPGGQATDGGTVSLFSGGIIETFGNDAFGLYGQSVGGFGGQGGSGGSIFYSSGGDGASAGSGGMVTVVNTADGIVSTHGARAHAVYAQSVGGGGGSGGGAGAIVGVGGTGAAGGHGGDVDVGNDGQILTFGENSRGIYAQSIGGGGGDGGDSGGLVAIGGAGSGTSDGGRVTVVNTGTIATEGAQSIAIFAESIGGGGGDGGSSSGLVSIGGDGGGGGDADNVVVDNSGQLKTLLEDSSGIFAQSVGGGGGNGGGSYSSGGSVSVAIGGNGAEGGDAGELVAVTSSGSIETAGERSHGIFAQSVGGGGGNGGYAISMSQGSGLSLSVALGGNGGLGGAGNAVVIDSESLIVTEGSDAHGIFAQSVGGGGGSGGFSVALATGGFAGSLAMGGQGEAGGDAGEVTVDSSGMIDTSGNHAYGILAQSVGGGGGDGGFSIAGAAGGGAVSLGFGGSGSGGGDGSMVLLTSGSSITTRGTDAHAMVVQSVGGGGGSGGFSGAGAVGGVGAGLSFGGSGGGGGEGGQVSLSSLGETMVTFGDHSYGMLAQSVGGGGGDGGFSIGLGAGKFSGAFSMGGSGAGGGSGHEVNLYSESAVITEGDDAHGIVAQSVGGGGGSGGFSIAVALSLEGGIAASLGGSGGGGGDGGAVFVGGDPAAGQQEAIHGDIATFGDHAYGILAQSVGGGGGDGGFSIAGALSLSGPTAAFSLGGSGNGGGFGSNVELYSMNTITTVGTDAHGVVVQSVGGGGGSGGFSVAGGASAGSVGIGASIGGSGAGGGGAGIVTADLQGDIATFGDHAYGILAQSVGGGGGDGGFSIAGAISKGPAVTFSLGGGGGAGGSGELVDVSSTGDIYTDGVDSYGLFAQSVGGGGGSGGFSIAGSFAADSGGLSASLGGFGDQGGDAGEVIVDQRGMITTRSDGSHGLVAQSVGGGGGAGGFSGAITGAFGDGASVALSVGGFGGEGGDGNLVDVDNSGPVSTLGAGAYGILAQSVGGGGGDGGDSVSVAIGKEDKQVNLSVAVGGFGGPGGTGGSVELDNQGLVQTAGSKAHGIYAQSVGGGGGNGGFSATGSLSAGTSSKQLAVAIGGFGGPGSNSGSVTVANSGDIMISGEQSAGIYAQSVGGGGGDGGFSFAGSFAGPEAKNLSVAVGGFGGDGGYAGAVVVNNSGIIDTIEDFSHGIQAQSIGGGGGNGGTSVALDFGVSTKSGANHNVAVSVGGSGGDGNTAGTVEVVNSNMITTRGIASHGIQAQSLGGGGGNGGYSLAGTISFEKKTGDDEAKQPVNVSMAIGGGGGDGNDGGSVDVENSGVIDTSADGSHGIFAQSIGGGGGTGGCSRALTLDVNPEDWIPTFEKEDFNDFCSDLFSTWNLAVGGAGGGASDGGLVTITNQNVIITRGADAHGIFVQSIGGGGGAGGDAAHGIPFVPTWLEPFLELTPLKGLEDMQIVVGGSGGSSGNGKKVSISNESDVATFGDGSCGIFVQSIGGGGGVGGSGAQGLVGNIGIGGAAGAAGNGGEVAVSHDGRIETAGAAAYGIFAQSVGGGGGMAGNVDRGLFDLGIGYSFAQSGGGGGDGGRVEVVSRGDIVTKGEGANGIVAQSVGGGGGIAGDTGLGIGFAGSVGGDGSGGVVKVTHEGTISTSGAHSHGIVAQSAGGNDVGGAVTITLAGDITVIGDGSDALVAQSRGDQGGGMITVQISSGTVQGGGGSAAGIRIIDGNDNLLTNEGTLLALSGSAIIAGDCNDTVSNGGTIIGSVDLGLGSNAFNNRAGGRFEAGPMITIGAGNQLLNAGVLSPGGKETFQTTVFSGNLVQADTGVVEANISGSGVHDQLLVDGAVSLAGTLSVIRGQGPYFDGTSYELIRVDDPGSMTGSFGTYDLPEAKPLLSFQVNELPEAVQLETHAPSFTTVAENPMELSLGKCFDDTLLSADGDWSTILAEFQLLSADDFAEAFLSISPAAYGNATSVTETVAQEYLRALEKRLGGLRMTNNGLRAQTDNEPLLLAYNGSDAGIGQLLNRGLEPENPQYGLWLDGFGRWGDEDGSNGFHGFDYRVAGILGGFDYLLTDQLTVGVSLGYSRTDVDLDGSLGDSDINSTFGSLYGSYVQGSTYLDAALSYGRQHYKNSRLAVVGPLLRIARSHHDGDLYGAFVEGGYVHRLDGWALSPFVSLQYAVLNEDGFSETGADSLNLTIGDRSADSLSSELGVRVARVIERPEGQWIPELSLSWLHDFDLDDQMISAAFAGAPASEFTIEGQDLQKDSAMIGGAVSLVRNGGCSLSLRYSGEFRGSYKAHGLVAKIRYKF; from the coding sequence TTGGCAGCCATTGCATGCTGCCTGCCGTCGGCAATGGCTGCCGGTCCATGGATTCAGGATGGTAATACCATGACCTGCACCGGTGAGCAGCTAAATGGCATTGAGATTCACGATAACAGTCTGACGACGCTGAACGTCTTGGATCTTGATCCCAATCTCATCCAACCTGGTGGCCATGGGGTAAACGGTATTGCTTTCAAAAACAACGCGGGCGGTAATATCACCATCAACAGCGGTGAATCCCAGTCTTCTGTGGTCATCACCACGGTCACCGATCAGGCGTCCGGCATTGTTGCCGAGAGCAAGGGCAGCCCGCCACCGGCGCCCAACGATCCGTTATTGAATATTCCTATTCCCGGAACACCGGAGGTGTCCGGCGGGGTGGTCGGAGTGCTGAGCTTCAGCGAGATCACCACCAGTGGCAGCCATGCCCATGGGATAGCGGCCTACAGCAACACCACCGGCTACGGTGGTTCGGTGATCAGTTCGCTGGAAAACTTTTCCGATGCCGGGATTGTTTTCCAGGTAGTGTCAGTCAAAAATCCGGATGGATCGGAAGCGGGTGACTGGAATCAGGTGCAGGGGCGCATCCTGGAACTGGATGCTGATAACCTGTTTGTCGGCTACGGCGATGAAGCAGGGACCTTTACTTTGGCTGTGGATGGCAGTTGTGCTTTTAATCCCGGGACAGCATTTGATGATCTGGCGTTGGGTGAGTCTCGGACTGTTTCGGTGAGTTACGCCCTTGATGGCTATCGGGGTGGGGATCTGAAGCGTGAGGATATCAACGCGGAACTGTTTGCCACGGTGACCAGGACCGAGAGCGGTCTCGAAACAGTAACCCATGCCTACTTTGATGACTATGGCGAAAGCTCAAGGCCGCACGATGAGCAGCTGGTGCTGCCCGACCTTTATAGCTACGTGGGAGGCTTGATCGGCATTGCCAGCGAGGCTGGTGGGGCCGGCAACAGTGTTTCCGTGATCAATCAGGGAAGCATCGCCACCAGTGGTGCCGCTTCCCATGGCATCTTTGCCGAAAGCAGGGGCAACTCAGGTGGCGGCGGCAGAAACGGCGGCGGTTTCTGGAGCTTTGGCTCACGCAGACCGACGGCGGGGGGTGACGGTTCAGATGGCGGCAATGTTTCAGTAATCGTTGAAGGGATGATCTCGACCACCTATGAGACCAGTTTGGACAAGCCCGAGGATGCCGGCTACGGGGTGCTCGCAATCAGCCGGGGCGGCAATGGCGGCCGGGGTGGCAATGGCGGTACCTACTATGACGGCCGGCGGGGCGGCACCGGCGGTGACGGTGGTCTGGTGGAAGTTTTTGGCAGCGGCACGATTTCTACCCTAGGCAACTACGCTTCCGGCATCATGGCGGTCAGTCAGGGCGGTTTTGGCGGCAATGGTGGTGACGGCGGCTTTGTTACCGATGGCAGCCATGGCGGTTTTGGGGGCATGGGTGGGACAGTGGATGTCGATGGGAACTGGGATATTACGACTGAAGGGGAAAAGGCCCATGGGATCTGGGCAAAAAGTATCGGCGGCAATGCCGGCATGGGCGGCAGCGGTGGTTGGCTAGCCGGTCAGCCGGCCCCCGGAGGACAGGCAACCGACGGCGGTACTGTGAGCCTTTTCAGCGGCGGTATCATAGAAACATTTGGCAATGATGCGTTTGGTCTCTACGGCCAGAGTGTTGGTGGTTTCGGTGGCCAGGGCGGTAGCGGCGGCAGCATCTTCTATTCCTCCGGTGGCGATGGCGCCAGTGCCGGCAGCGGTGGAATGGTCACGGTCGTCAACACCGCTGACGGTATTGTTAGTACCCATGGAGCCCGAGCCCACGCGGTCTATGCCCAGAGTGTGGGCGGCGGCGGTGGCAGCGGCGGCGGTGCCGGCGCAATTGTTGGGGTTGGCGGCACCGGGGCGGCCGGCGGGCATGGTGGTGATGTGGATGTTGGTAATGATGGCCAGATTTTGACCTTTGGTGAAAACTCACGGGGCATCTATGCCCAGAGCATCGGCGGCGGCGGCGGCGACGGCGGTGATTCCGGCGGCCTGGTGGCTATTGGCGGGGCCGGCAGCGGCACCAGTGACGGTGGCCGGGTCACGGTTGTCAACACCGGAACCATTGCAACCGAGGGCGCGCAGTCGATTGCCATTTTTGCTGAAAGCATCGGCGGCGGCGGTGGTGACGGCGGTTCCAGCTCAGGTCTGGTGTCCATTGGCGGTGACGGTGGCGGTGGCGGTGACGCCGATAATGTTGTCGTTGATAACAGTGGCCAGCTTAAGACATTGCTGGAGGATTCCAGCGGTATATTTGCTCAAAGTGTTGGTGGCGGCGGTGGTAACGGCGGTGGTTCCTACAGCAGCGGCGGGTCGGTCAGCGTTGCTATTGGCGGCAATGGGGCCGAAGGGGGTGATGCCGGTGAACTGGTGGCGGTGACCAGCAGCGGTTCCATTGAGACAGCCGGGGAGCGTTCCCATGGTATTTTTGCCCAGAGTGTGGGCGGCGGTGGCGGCAATGGCGGTTATGCCATCAGCATGTCCCAGGGTAGCGGTTTGTCGCTGAGCGTTGCTCTGGGCGGCAATGGCGGTCTGGGGGGTGCCGGCAACGCGGTGGTCATCGACAGTGAGAGTTTGATTGTTACCGAAGGATCGGATGCCCACGGTATTTTTGCCCAGAGTGTGGGCGGTGGCGGCGGTTCCGGTGGTTTTAGTGTTGCCCTGGCAACCGGCGGTTTTGCCGGCTCTTTGGCCATGGGCGGTCAGGGAGAGGCCGGTGGTGATGCTGGCGAGGTGACGGTTGACAGCAGCGGGATGATCGATACTTCAGGCAACCATGCCTACGGCATCTTGGCGCAGAGCGTCGGTGGCGGCGGTGGTGATGGTGGTTTCAGCATTGCTGGGGCTGCCGGCGGTGGTGCGGTAAGTCTTGGTTTTGGCGGCAGCGGCAGCGGTGGTGGTGACGGCAGTATGGTGCTGCTCACCAGTGGCAGCAGTATTACGACCCGGGGGACGGATGCCCATGCCATGGTAGTGCAGAGTGTGGGTGGTGGTGGCGGTTCGGGTGGTTTCAGTGGTGCCGGCGCTGTGGGTGGTGTGGGTGCCGGGTTGAGCTTTGGCGGTTCCGGTGGCGGCGGTGGCGAAGGTGGCCAAGTCAGTCTCAGCAGCCTTGGTGAAACCATGGTAACCTTTGGTGATCATAGCTATGGGATGCTGGCGCAGAGTGTGGGCGGCGGCGGTGGTGATGGCGGTTTCAGCATCGGCCTTGGGGCCGGCAAGTTTTCCGGTGCCTTCAGTATGGGTGGCAGCGGTGCCGGTGGCGGCAGCGGCCACGAGGTGAACCTCTATAGTGAAAGTGCTGTTATCACTGAAGGCGATGACGCCCATGGGATTGTCGCCCAGAGTGTGGGCGGTGGCGGTGGTTCCGGTGGTTTCAGTATTGCGGTTGCTCTGAGCCTCGAAGGAGGGATTGCTGCGAGCCTGGGTGGCTCCGGAGGCGGCGGTGGTGATGGGGGTGCCGTATTTGTTGGCGGTGATCCTGCTGCCGGCCAGCAGGAGGCTATCCACGGTGATATTGCGACGTTTGGTGATCATGCCTATGGCATTCTGGCGCAGAGCGTGGGCGGCGGCGGCGGTGACGGGGGTTTCAGCATTGCCGGGGCCTTGAGTCTGTCCGGCCCGACGGCCGCTTTCAGCCTGGGTGGCAGTGGCAATGGCGGTGGTTTTGGCAGTAATGTTGAACTTTACAGTATGAATACTATTACTACCGTAGGCACCGATGCTCACGGGGTCGTTGTTCAGAGTGTGGGTGGTGGCGGTGGTTCCGGAGGATTCAGTGTTGCCGGCGGAGCTTCGGCGGGCAGTGTCGGCATTGGTGCCAGTATTGGCGGCAGTGGCGCCGGCGGCGGTGGTGCCGGTATTGTTACCGCCGACCTGCAGGGTGATATTGCGACGTTTGGCGACCACGCCTATGGCATTCTGGCGCAGAGTGTGGGCGGCGGCGGTGGTGACGGTGGTTTCAGTATTGCCGGGGCAATCAGTAAAGGCCCGGCGGTCACCTTCAGCCTTGGTGGCGGTGGCGGTGCGGGTGGTAGCGGCGAATTGGTCGATGTCAGCAGCACCGGCGATATTTATACCGATGGTGTCGATTCTTACGGACTTTTTGCCCAGAGTGTGGGTGGTGGCGGTGGTTCCGGTGGTTTCAGTATTGCCGGCAGTTTTGCTGCTGACAGTGGCGGCCTCAGTGCCAGTCTGGGCGGTTTTGGCGACCAGGGTGGTGACGCCGGTGAGGTGATTGTTGACCAGCGCGGCATGATTACGACCCGCAGCGATGGATCTCACGGCCTAGTGGCCCAGAGCGTCGGCGGGGGTGGTGGCGCCGGCGGTTTTTCCGGTGCCATTACCGGTGCCTTTGGCGATGGTGCCAGTGTTGCCCTGAGTGTCGGTGGTTTTGGTGGTGAGGGCGGTGATGGCAACCTGGTAGATGTCGATAATAGTGGTCCTGTTTCTACTCTCGGTGCCGGTGCCTACGGTATTCTGGCTCAGAGCGTCGGCGGCGGCGGTGGTGACGGCGGCGACAGCGTCAGCGTCGCCATTGGCAAGGAAGATAAGCAGGTCAATCTGTCGGTTGCCGTTGGTGGCTTTGGCGGTCCTGGCGGTACCGGTGGCAGCGTTGAACTTGACAATCAAGGACTGGTGCAGACCGCCGGCAGCAAAGCCCATGGCATCTATGCTCAGAGCGTCGGTGGCGGCGGTGGTAATGGCGGTTTCAGTGCCACCGGTTCTCTCAGTGCCGGTACCAGCAGCAAACAATTGGCGGTTGCTATTGGCGGTTTTGGTGGACCCGGCAGCAACAGCGGATCGGTGACCGTCGCCAACAGCGGCGATATTATGATTAGTGGTGAGCAATCAGCCGGCATCTATGCTCAGAGCGTTGGTGGCGGTGGTGGCGACGGCGGCTTCAGTTTTGCCGGTTCCTTTGCCGGCCCGGAGGCGAAAAATCTTTCGGTGGCGGTCGGCGGCTTCGGCGGCGATGGTGGTTACGCCGGTGCGGTGGTGGTGAACAACAGCGGAATCATCGATACGATTGAAGATTTTTCCCATGGCATTCAGGCCCAGAGCATTGGTGGCGGCGGTGGCAATGGGGGGACGAGTGTTGCTCTAGACTTTGGTGTTTCAACCAAGAGCGGCGCTAATCATAATGTTGCCGTTTCGGTGGGTGGCAGCGGTGGTGATGGCAATACTGCCGGTACGGTGGAAGTGGTCAACAGCAACATGATTACTACACGGGGTATTGCCTCCCATGGTATTCAGGCCCAGAGCCTCGGCGGTGGTGGTGGCAACGGTGGCTACAGCCTGGCCGGGACGATTAGTTTTGAGAAAAAAACCGGTGATGATGAAGCCAAACAGCCGGTTAATGTCAGCATGGCGATTGGCGGCGGCGGCGGAGACGGCAATGATGGCGGTTCGGTGGACGTCGAAAACAGCGGTGTCATTGATACCTCCGCCGATGGTTCCCATGGTATTTTTGCCCAGAGCATCGGCGGCGGCGGTGGTACCGGCGGCTGTTCGCGGGCACTGACCCTGGATGTCAACCCTGAAGACTGGATCCCGACGTTTGAAAAAGAAGATTTCAATGACTTTTGCTCCGATTTGTTCAGCACCTGGAATCTGGCGGTCGGCGGTGCCGGTGGTGGCGCCAGTGACGGCGGGCTGGTGACGATTACCAACCAGAATGTCATTATTACCCGAGGTGCCGACGCCCATGGTATTTTTGTCCAGAGCATCGGCGGCGGTGGTGGGGCAGGGGGCGATGCTGCCCATGGTATTCCTTTTGTCCCCACTTGGCTTGAACCTTTTCTTGAACTGACGCCGCTAAAAGGCCTGGAGGATATGCAGATCGTGGTCGGTGGTTCTGGCGGCAGCAGCGGCAATGGCAAAAAGGTCAGTATTAGCAATGAAAGTGATGTTGCAACCTTCGGTGATGGTTCCTGTGGCATTTTTGTCCAGAGCATCGGCGGTGGTGGTGGGGTTGGCGGCAGTGGTGCCCAGGGTCTGGTGGGCAATATCGGTATAGGTGGCGCCGCCGGGGCTGCCGGCAATGGTGGTGAGGTGGCGGTTAGCCATGATGGCCGGATCGAAACCGCTGGCGCGGCCGCCTACGGCATCTTTGCCCAGAGTGTGGGGGGTGGCGGTGGGATGGCTGGCAATGTTGATCGGGGGTTGTTTGATCTTGGGATTGGCTATTCATTTGCCCAATCCGGTGGTGGTGGCGGTGACGGTGGTCGGGTTGAGGTTGTCAGCCGCGGTGATATTGTCACCAAAGGTGAGGGTGCCAACGGCATTGTTGCCCAGAGTGTGGGCGGTGGCGGTGGAATCGCCGGTGATACGGGCCTGGGCATCGGTTTTGCCGGCAGTGTCGGCGGTGATGGCTCAGGGGGCGTGGTCAAGGTCACCCATGAGGGAACCATTAGCACCAGTGGTGCTCATTCCCACGGTATTGTCGCCCAGAGTGCCGGTGGCAATGATGTTGGTGGTGCCGTTACCATAACCCTTGCCGGTGATATTACGGTTATAGGTGATGGTTCCGATGCTCTTGTTGCCCAGAGCCGCGGGGATCAGGGCGGCGGGATGATTACCGTACAGATCAGCAGCGGCACCGTGCAGGGAGGTGGAGGTTCTGCTGCCGGAATACGGATTATTGACGGCAATGATAACCTGCTTACCAACGAAGGGACGCTTCTAGCTTTGAGCGGGAGTGCAATTATTGCCGGAGATTGCAACGATACCGTCAGCAATGGTGGCACGATTATCGGTTCGGTTGATTTGGGTCTGGGCTCTAATGCGTTCAACAATCGAGCCGGCGGCCGTTTTGAAGCCGGGCCAATGATTACGATTGGTGCCGGCAATCAATTGTTAAATGCCGGGGTGTTATCTCCGGGAGGTAAGGAAACTTTTCAAACCACGGTGTTTTCTGGTAACCTGGTGCAAGCGGATACGGGGGTTGTAGAGGCCAATATTTCCGGTTCCGGTGTCCATGACCAACTGCTGGTTGATGGTGCCGTTTCGCTTGCTGGAACCTTGTCGGTGATCAGGGGGCAAGGCCCCTATTTTGATGGAACCTCTTACGAGCTTATCAGAGTGGATGATCCCGGCTCCATGACCGGGAGTTTTGGTACCTATGACCTGCCTGAAGCCAAACCGCTGCTCAGCTTTCAGGTCAATGAATTGCCTGAGGCCGTGCAGTTGGAGACCCATGCCCCTAGCTTTACAACGGTGGCCGAAAATCCGATGGAGCTGTCCCTGGGCAAGTGTTTTGATGATACCCTGCTGTCAGCCGACGGTGATTGGTCAACCATTCTTGCTGAGTTTCAGCTGCTGTCGGCTGATGACTTTGCCGAAGCCTTCCTGTCCATCAGTCCAGCCGCCTACGGCAATGCCACCAGCGTGACCGAAACTGTTGCTCAGGAATATCTCCGTGCCTTGGAAAAGCGGCTTGGCGGCCTGCGGATGACCAACAACGGCCTTCGTGCCCAAACTGATAATGAACCACTGCTGCTGGCCTATAACGGTTCGGACGCGGGCATCGGCCAACTGTTAAACAGAGGCTTGGAGCCGGAAAACCCGCAGTACGGACTGTGGCTTGACGGATTCGGACGCTGGGGAGATGAGGATGGCAGCAATGGTTTTCACGGTTTTGATTACCGGGTGGCCGGCATCTTGGGAGGTTTTGATTATCTGTTGACGGATCAGCTTACGGTTGGCGTAAGCCTGGGGTATTCCCGTACCGATGTAGATCTTGACGGCAGCCTGGGAGACAGCGATATCAACAGTACCTTCGGTTCCCTGTATGGTAGTTATGTCCAAGGCAGCACCTACCTCGATGCGGCCTTGTCCTATGGCAGACAGCATTATAAAAACAGTCGGCTTGCGGTTGTCGGCCCGCTGCTGCGCATTGCCCGGAGCCATCACGATGGTGATCTCTATGGAGCTTTTGTTGAAGGGGGCTATGTGCACCGGCTTGATGGATGGGCTTTAAGTCCTTTTGTCTCCTTGCAGTATGCCGTTCTGAATGAAGATGGTTTTTCTGAAACCGGCGCTGACAGCTTAAACTTGACCATTGGTGATCGGTCTGCCGACTCCCTTTCTTCAGAGTTGGGGGTCAGGGTTGCCCGGGTCATCGAGCGGCCGGAAGGACAATGGATTCCTGAACTTTCCCTCTCATGGCTGCATGATTTTGATCTTGATGATCAGATGATCAGCGCTGCTTTTGCCGGTGCGCCGGCCAGTGAATTTACCATTGAAGGTCAGGATCTGCAAAAGGACAGTGCTATGATTGGTGGGGCTGTCTCTCTGGTTCGCAACGGTGGTTGTTCACTGTCCTTACGGTACAGTGGTGAGTTTCGTGGCAGTTATAAGGCACATGGGTTGGTGGCAAAAATCCGTTACAAATTCTGA
- a CDS encoding ABC transporter ATP-binding protein, producing MSDQAGLSAAVHGRYAHEVVFAAAGLTKVYQMGEVQVHALRGVDLTLYAGELVVLLGPSGSGKSTLLNIIGGLDVPSSGTLRYQGQELIGASDRELTDFRRHHIGFVFQFYNLIPSLTARENIAVVTEISPAPMAPAAALELVGLGDRLDHFPAQLSGGEQQRVAIARAIAKNPSVLLCDEPTGALDSTTGIVVLEALARINQELGTTTVLITHNAVIAEMADRVIRLADGIIVGVNYPERKKSPKELNW from the coding sequence ATGTCTGATCAGGCCGGACTGTCAGCTGCTGTCCACGGTAGATATGCACATGAGGTGGTGTTTGCCGCCGCCGGGCTGACAAAAGTCTACCAGATGGGCGAAGTCCAGGTTCATGCCCTGCGCGGGGTTGATCTGACTCTCTATGCCGGTGAACTGGTGGTGTTGCTGGGGCCTTCCGGCAGCGGTAAATCCACTTTGTTAAACATCATCGGTGGCTTGGATGTTCCCAGCAGCGGTACCTTGCGCTATCAGGGCCAGGAGTTGATTGGTGCGTCCGACCGGGAGCTGACCGATTTCCGACGCCATCATATCGGTTTTGTCTTCCAGTTTTACAACCTGATCCCCAGCCTCACCGCCCGGGAGAATATTGCGGTGGTTACCGAAATCTCGCCGGCGCCGATGGCGCCGGCGGCAGCACTGGAGCTGGTCGGTCTTGGGGACCGACTGGATCATTTCCCGGCCCAGCTTTCCGGCGGCGAACAGCAGCGGGTGGCCATCGCCCGGGCGATCGCCAAAAATCCTTCTGTGCTCCTTTGCGATGAGCCCACCGGGGCCCTTGATTCCACCACCGGTATTGTGGTGCTGGAAGCGCTGGCCCGTATCAATCAGGAATTGGGCACCACCACGGTGCTGATCACCCACAATGCCGTTATTGCGGAGATGGCTGACCGGGTAATCCGTTTGGCGGATGGTATTATTGTCGGGGTCAACTATCCGGAGCGCAAGAAAAGTCCCAAAGAATTGAACTGGTGA